The Labeo rohita strain BAU-BD-2019 chromosome 19, IGBB_LRoh.1.0, whole genome shotgun sequence genome window below encodes:
- the gpnmb gene encoding protein QNR-71 isoform X2, whose amino-acid sequence MMHLEMLLLVMTWALFVPVTNSKKTYGDMFPHKHKPPFPFPIPGWEPDTNPWDESLYPPFKQQLNRRHEKPPRVRLTSDSPAMNGSCISFTAALEFPPCQKEDSNGNLVYDEHCDDANGQMRSGYVFNWTSWLDDYGFGRCADLKRCNVFPDGKPFPQTNDWRRRGYVYVWHTMGQYFETCDGSSSHLTLNTTNMTFGAGVMEVMVYRKRERRKYSPLSVDSTVFFITDKIPLSVNISQKHAGSKPDKNIFVKGSDVIFNVQIHDPSNYLKTADAVDFIWDFQDGNQLVTHSNVAAHAYNMLGNVTVKLLVEASFHVPCPPPTPTPMHFTQTQTTAMPTLPPGTHAFTSKMDTTKAPIITSPSPATTPRAPTTAVPTTEPLQTNSEVTSITATAVPEASSTYNQPTSRPMVKHTHFTELDCFRHMYGSFEAEINIIEPPPALQNLPANEILKVSADKVTNTSVNFMVTCSGSVPSVACTIVANSACREVKNIVCEDVAPYGEGCKISLTRIFQTPGNYCVNITLGLPGGLALATTTSVSIGNSPDIKTPKSSHVAEVVLSSSAVLISIFAFIAIMVYKRYKVYRPVRRSLLGDAERNAGSRSLSRLRAALFTADEERSRLLTDKPL is encoded by the exons ATGATGCATTTGGAAATGCTACTACTTGTGATGACCTGGGCATTGTTCGTTCCTGTAACGAACAGCAAAAAAA CTTATGGTGACATGTTCCCTCACAAACACAAACCCCCTTTTCCATTCCCAATCCCTGGATGGGAACCGGACACGAACCCTTGGGATGAATCACTGTATCCCCCCTTCAAACAACAGCTGAATCGCAGACATG AGAAACCACCGAGGGTGCGTCTCACAAGCGACAGTCCTGCAATGAACGGCTCGTGCATCTCGTTCACTGCAGCTCTGGAGTTTCCACCGTGCCAGAAGGAGGACAGCAACGGCAACCTGGTGTATGATGAGCACTGTGACGACG ccAATGGACAGATGCGTTCAGGATACGTGTTTAACTGGACATCCTGGTTGGATGACTATGGCTTTGGGAGGTGTGCAGATCTGAAGAGGTGCAATGTTTTCCCTGATGGAAAGCCTTTTCCTCAGACCAATGATTGGAGACGTAGaggttatgtgtatgtgtggCACACCATGG GCCAGTATTTTGAGACATGTGATGGTTCCTCCTCCCATCTGACACTGAATACCACTAACATGACGTTTGGAGCTGGTGTGATGGAGGTGATGGTGTACCGCAAACGCGAGCGCAGGAAGTACAGCCCACTCTCTGTGGACAGTACTGTATTCTTTATAACAG ATAAGATTCCACTCTCTGTgaacatttcccaaaagcatgcAGGCAGCAAACCTGACAAAAACATCTTTGTCAAAGGGTCAGATGTGATTTTCAACGTCCAAATCCATGACCCAAGTAACTATTTGAAGACGGCTGATGCGGTGGACTTCATTTGGGACTTTCAGGATGGCAACCAGTTGGTCACCCACAGCAATGTGGCAGCCCATGCGTACAACATGCTTGGAAACGTTACAGTCAAGCTCCTCGTGGAGGCGTCATTCCATGTGCCCTGCCCGCCACCAACTCCAACACCAATGCACTTTACGCAGACTCAGACCACAG CAATGCCTACACTACCGCCTGGCACTCATGCATTCACTAGCAAAATGGACACCACCAAGG CTCCTATCATCACCAGTCCTTCGCCAGCTACCACTCCTCGAGCCCCTACAACTGCTGTCCCAACAACTGAACCACTGCAAACCAATTCAGAGGTGACGTCTATTACAGCAACTGCTGTACCTGAGGCCAGCTCCACCTATAACCAGCCCACCTCACGTCCAAtggtcaaacacacacacttcacaGAGTTGGACTGTTTTCGCCATATGTACGGATCCTTTGAAGCCGAGATCAACATCATTG AACCTCCTCCAGCTCTGCAGAACctgccagccaatgagattttAAAGGTGTCGGCTGACAAAGTGACCAACACATCTGTAAACTTCATGGTGACTTGCTCAGGCAG CGTTCCCTCAGTGGCCTGCACCATAGTGGCTAACTCGGCCTGTCGGGAGGTCAAGAATATCGTGTGTGAGGATGTGGCCCCTTACGGTGAAGGATGCAAGATCAGTTTGACCCGCATTTTCCAAACGCCGGGCAATTACTGTGTTAACATCACGTTGGGTCTGCCTGGAGGCTTGGCTCTTGCCACCACCACCTCAGTTTCAATTGGCAACAGCCCTGACATAA AGACTCCTAAATCCTCCCATGTTGCTGAGGTGGTTCTGTCTTCCAGCGCTGTGCTTATTTCCATCTTTGCATTCATTGCCATCATGGTTTACAA GCGATATAAGGTGTATCGTCCAGTGAGACGCTCTTTGTTGGGTGATGCTGAGAGAAATGCTGGTAGCAGGAGTTTAAGCAGACTAAGAGCAGCTCTGTTCACTGCTGATGAGGAGAGAAGCCGTTTATTGACAGACAAGCCGCTATAG
- the gpnmb gene encoding protein QNR-71 isoform X1, whose amino-acid sequence MMHLEMLLLVMTWALFVPVTNSKKTYGDMFPHKHKPPFPFPIPGWEPDTNPWDESLYPPFKQQLNRRHEKPPRVRLTSDSPAMNGSCISFTAALEFPPCQKEDSNGNLVYDEHCDDGMMEASANGQMRSGYVFNWTSWLDDYGFGRCADLKRCNVFPDGKPFPQTNDWRRRGYVYVWHTMGQYFETCDGSSSHLTLNTTNMTFGAGVMEVMVYRKRERRKYSPLSVDSTVFFITDKIPLSVNISQKHAGSKPDKNIFVKGSDVIFNVQIHDPSNYLKTADAVDFIWDFQDGNQLVTHSNVAAHAYNMLGNVTVKLLVEASFHVPCPPPTPTPMHFTQTQTTAMPTLPPGTHAFTSKMDTTKAPIITSPSPATTPRAPTTAVPTTEPLQTNSEVTSITATAVPEASSTYNQPTSRPMVKHTHFTELDCFRHMYGSFEAEINIIEPPPALQNLPANEILKVSADKVTNTSVNFMVTCSGSVPSVACTIVANSACREVKNIVCEDVAPYGEGCKISLTRIFQTPGNYCVNITLGLPGGLALATTTSVSIGNSPDIKTPKSSHVAEVVLSSSAVLISIFAFIAIMVYKRYKVYRPVRRSLLGDAERNAGSRSLSRLRAALFTADEERSRLLTDKPL is encoded by the exons ATGATGCATTTGGAAATGCTACTACTTGTGATGACCTGGGCATTGTTCGTTCCTGTAACGAACAGCAAAAAAA CTTATGGTGACATGTTCCCTCACAAACACAAACCCCCTTTTCCATTCCCAATCCCTGGATGGGAACCGGACACGAACCCTTGGGATGAATCACTGTATCCCCCCTTCAAACAACAGCTGAATCGCAGACATG AGAAACCACCGAGGGTGCGTCTCACAAGCGACAGTCCTGCAATGAACGGCTCGTGCATCTCGTTCACTGCAGCTCTGGAGTTTCCACCGTGCCAGAAGGAGGACAGCAACGGCAACCTGGTGTATGATGAGCACTGTGACGACGGTATGATGGAGGCCTCAG ccAATGGACAGATGCGTTCAGGATACGTGTTTAACTGGACATCCTGGTTGGATGACTATGGCTTTGGGAGGTGTGCAGATCTGAAGAGGTGCAATGTTTTCCCTGATGGAAAGCCTTTTCCTCAGACCAATGATTGGAGACGTAGaggttatgtgtatgtgtggCACACCATGG GCCAGTATTTTGAGACATGTGATGGTTCCTCCTCCCATCTGACACTGAATACCACTAACATGACGTTTGGAGCTGGTGTGATGGAGGTGATGGTGTACCGCAAACGCGAGCGCAGGAAGTACAGCCCACTCTCTGTGGACAGTACTGTATTCTTTATAACAG ATAAGATTCCACTCTCTGTgaacatttcccaaaagcatgcAGGCAGCAAACCTGACAAAAACATCTTTGTCAAAGGGTCAGATGTGATTTTCAACGTCCAAATCCATGACCCAAGTAACTATTTGAAGACGGCTGATGCGGTGGACTTCATTTGGGACTTTCAGGATGGCAACCAGTTGGTCACCCACAGCAATGTGGCAGCCCATGCGTACAACATGCTTGGAAACGTTACAGTCAAGCTCCTCGTGGAGGCGTCATTCCATGTGCCCTGCCCGCCACCAACTCCAACACCAATGCACTTTACGCAGACTCAGACCACAG CAATGCCTACACTACCGCCTGGCACTCATGCATTCACTAGCAAAATGGACACCACCAAGG CTCCTATCATCACCAGTCCTTCGCCAGCTACCACTCCTCGAGCCCCTACAACTGCTGTCCCAACAACTGAACCACTGCAAACCAATTCAGAGGTGACGTCTATTACAGCAACTGCTGTACCTGAGGCCAGCTCCACCTATAACCAGCCCACCTCACGTCCAAtggtcaaacacacacacttcacaGAGTTGGACTGTTTTCGCCATATGTACGGATCCTTTGAAGCCGAGATCAACATCATTG AACCTCCTCCAGCTCTGCAGAACctgccagccaatgagattttAAAGGTGTCGGCTGACAAAGTGACCAACACATCTGTAAACTTCATGGTGACTTGCTCAGGCAG CGTTCCCTCAGTGGCCTGCACCATAGTGGCTAACTCGGCCTGTCGGGAGGTCAAGAATATCGTGTGTGAGGATGTGGCCCCTTACGGTGAAGGATGCAAGATCAGTTTGACCCGCATTTTCCAAACGCCGGGCAATTACTGTGTTAACATCACGTTGGGTCTGCCTGGAGGCTTGGCTCTTGCCACCACCACCTCAGTTTCAATTGGCAACAGCCCTGACATAA AGACTCCTAAATCCTCCCATGTTGCTGAGGTGGTTCTGTCTTCCAGCGCTGTGCTTATTTCCATCTTTGCATTCATTGCCATCATGGTTTACAA GCGATATAAGGTGTATCGTCCAGTGAGACGCTCTTTGTTGGGTGATGCTGAGAGAAATGCTGGTAGCAGGAGTTTAAGCAGACTAAGAGCAGCTCTGTTCACTGCTGATGAGGAGAGAAGCCGTTTATTGACAGACAAGCCGCTATAG